CCGGTGGCCAGTGCTTTTAGttcctgagctatctctccagcccctgttttattttgtattttaagaaatcCAGACCTCATGTAGCCTAGCCTGGGCTCACAGTTGTTAGGAAGCtggggctagccttgaactcctgatcctccttcatcaacatcccaagtgctaggattactggaGAGCGTGCCCAAGTTTCTTgcgtttggttttcttttccaagacaggatttctcagtgtgGCTCTGACTGTCTtgaactctgtaaaccagactaacctcaaactcggagatctgcctgcctcccaaatgctggggatAAAGATGTGGGccacctgggctggagagatgactcagtggttaagagcactgactgcttctctgaaggtcctgagttcaattcccagcaaccacatggtggctcacaaccatctgtaaatagatctggcgtcctcttctggagtgtctgaacacagctacagtgtgcttacatataatgaataaatcggtttaaaaaaaaaaaaaaaaagctgtgggccaccatgcctggctcctggtTTTATCTTTGGTCAAACAGTAGATGCGCTGTCTTCCTCTCAAGTCCCTTTCCCACTGTAAGGGGGTCAGAGGCACTGAAAACAGAGCTGGTAAGCGCCCTCTGTGTGAGATGTTGTCATTTGCCTGTGGCTACAcagtttcccccctcccccaccccccagatagggtttctctgtacatctccagccctgtagaccagcctggcctccttcaacttagagatctgcctctgcctcctgagtgctgagattaaaggcgtgtagattaaaggcgtgtgccaccatacttggccTGACAGAGTGCCTGTCTTTGAGTATCTCTCCAGGATTAAGTTAGTGCTAGATTGGGTCCCTCAGGCAGGGAGACCTAGGAATGGCTGTTCTTTGTCcaaagatgtgtatgtgtgggagttaTTGCTGTTTCTTCTATTCTTGCCTTGGGATTTAACAGCCCTGTGGGGTTGTGTGCAGATGTCCTGTCACCCGGAGCTGAACCAGTACATCCAGGACACACTCCACTGCGTCAAACCTCTCCTGGAGAAGGTGAGGGGGCCCCTGGTCCTAACAGACACTCCACATCCAATCTGTTCCTCCTTGCTTGTGGGCTGACTCTGTGGGAAGTGCTCATGTCTTTCAACAGCCAGAAGCCTCAGTCTGAAGACTACCCCCAGCTAGCAATAGGTCCCAGGGTATGTAGGTCACATCAGGGATGTATCAGTTGAATCAGATCTGTGTGGGACCTGCCCTGAAAGATCTGGTTCTTCTCATGTCCACATGGCCTGTCCCATCCCTACTGGGCTGGGCCTCCTGGGTTTTCTGCCCCCCCTATTATCTTGTCCTATCTTGTCCAGGTATGAGAGTTATTGGGGAACCTCCATGGGAGCCAGACACCTCTTCCTGGCCTGTACCATTCGAGGATTGGGAGCCAGCTTGCACTTCTCAATTGCTGGGCTCCTAGGTAGCCTCAGGCAGTGCCCCGtcctgcctctccctgggccTTATGCATAGCTCTGGAGCGGGGGTTCCTGTGCTTACAGAACGATGtggagaaggtggtggtggtgattttgGATAAGGAACACCGCCCAGTGGAGAAGTTTGTCTTTGAGATCACTCAGCCACCCTTGCTGTCCATCAAGTAAGCTATCACCCTCCCTCAACTGGTTGCTGCATCTTTCAGCTCCTCCCCTGGCTAGGTGGCCTCAGTCAAACctatttttcctcttcctgtctcaggGTCCTAGAGGTATGCAGACTTGAGTGGGTACCCTGGGTGTCCTCTAGCTAGCTGAATTATTAGAGCTGCCTAAAGGGACCTTTGTACCCCGCCTTCATTCTGTCAGATGGGTGGGACAGAGCTGGCTCTCTCCAGCAACAAAGGTGTTTGTCCCAGAGAGCACTGGGCGccggagtgggtggaggagcacggTAGATGGGCAACCTCTTCTCCCATTCCCAGTTCAGACTCCCTCCTGTCTCATGTGGAGCAGCTGCTGCGAGCCTTCATCCTTAAGATTAGTGTATGTGATGCTGTCCTGGATCACAACCCTCCAGGTGAGATGCTCCACTCCCCTGCTGTCGCCTTGGTTACCATAGCATGCTGTCTTCTTCCTAGTTGACTGCCCTGAACAAACCCTCATCCTCTCCATCCTTCAGCACCCGAGAGTGTCCTCTCCAGGACTGACAGGCTCTCCATTTTAGGCACCTGCTGACCGTCTCTCTCTTTGCATCTGGTCACACTTTCCATTCTGTGGGGGGTGCTGCCCAGCCAGTGAGGGAGGAGGGAACTGGCCTAGGACCTAAGCAGTGGGATCTGAGGCTGCTTAGCTTTGACCTTGCAGGCTGCACATTTACAGTCCTCGTGCACACAAGAGAAGCTGCTACTCGAAACATGGAGAAGATACAGGTCAtcaaggtgtgtgggggggaggaatACAATTTCAGGGTGCACTGCCTGGCATTAAGTGGGCTCCCCTGTGCATTACCATCTGACCACATCCGTGTGTACCCAAGGGTGAGAAGAACCACAGAGGAGTAAGGTGTTGAGTGGCTAATTCTCCCTGGCTCCTCTGAATGGAGTCCTCCGGAGACCTTACCCTTTGGTTTCAGAATCATTTTAGAACCACCCTGGACCTAGAAATTGTTCTAGCTCTCCACACTAACTCCAGCGGAGTGAGGGCCCTGGAGGGGAGGGTTAGCAGAGTGAGGACAGACTGAGGTGTAGCCCCTTCTAACCCTCACCTAGGACTTCCCATGGATCCTGGCAGATGAACAGGATGTCCACATGCATGACCCCCGGTTGATACCCCTAAAAACCATGACGTCGGACATTTTAAAGGTAAGCCGTCAGGGGATGGAGAACGTTAGGAGGCAGGGCCCATAGCTACTTCCAGGCTCGAGTCTGCTgccttggggttgggggtggggtggtcctCCAGCTTTCCCCCCTTCCTCTGAGTCTTCCCAGCAGGCACCTCATGGTCTGACCAAAGCCACTTCTCTATTCTACCAGATGCAGCTCTACGTTGAAGAGCGAGCTCATAAGAACAGCTGAGGGCATGCCTGCTGCCAGATACCCAGCTGTCCCACTCCGGGGCCCCAGCCCAGGGTCCCAGACTCCAAGTGCTCTTACTGCCTTGACATGTGGCTGCCCCTTTGGTCAGGCTGCCCAGCCCTGCTTGCCTTCGTGAGGCAGCTTTCCCAGGAGCGAGTGAAGGATGCGAGGACAGACGCCATTTCTCAGCAGCCTCCTGGACTCAGCTGGCTAACATTATCCATCTGAAATACTGTGCCGTGTGTTATTGTTAATAAAGTGGCCCCAAGGGTTGACTGCATTGTCATTAACCAAACGGGATGAACAAGTGTACTGAAGCTACCCTGAGAAAGGGGCTTTTTCTCAATGTGCCTGTAAGCCCCCAAGCCAAGCTATTTTACTGAAAACATTTATTACAACAAAATGTCAGAGCTGTGGGTGCCGACTTATCACCACTGAGTTGATGGGCTTGCCCATGCCCAAGGTTGTATAGGGCAGGTGCTCATGGGACTGGGAGCCTGGCTGCCCATTAACGCTTTAGCCTTTGCCATAGCTCTTGCCTTAAGGTACCCTCATGGGTGTTGGAGCCCGAAGTTCGCCGTCTCCTTCCGATTACTACAGTGTCTTCCCGTAGAGTTCTGGCAGGGGGAGGGTTCTTGGCTGTCCTGTGGCTGATAATGATGCTGCTGTTGGTGACACGGGGGCCGTACCAGCCTTGCCAGAACTGAGTGTCCTTGCCCCCATGTTGAAAAAGGATGTAACGGACGCCTGGAGGGTAATCAGAGAAGGTGTGGGAAatctggagaggagagaagaggagaccaTTAAGACTTGCCTTGGGAGGACTGCCTGGGACTGCAGAACACTTGCCCGTTCTCCCTTAGGACCCCGCCTTGGGAAGAGTGAGTGGCGGGACAAGCAGGCAGGGTCTCACCTCTTGCCATTTGGCATCATTCCACTGTTGGAATGTCACAGGCGGAGGCTCAAAAGAGGCCAAGACAATGTAGTCCGCAGAGGCCAGCTGTACACGGAGGTGGTAGGTGCAGCCGCAGTCTGCTCTGGGGGCAACCCTAGGGAGGGTGGAGAAGGCTGTGAGCTTGAGAAACCACAGTGGCTTCCTAGAGACTGTCCAAGCCTGTCGTCATGTGGTACATTGGATGAGGACTGTGCTAGTAACTGTGCTTAGCCCAGTCCTGGTCCTGTGCTCCATTCTTAGCACTACAGAGATAAATTCAAGCATTGTGGGGTAATcagagggaaggggtgggaggcGCTACATAAGAAGGCATGAGTTCCCACCCAGGGCAGCTAGTTCATTGGGAGGCCTCACTGTCCATCTGAGTCGACTGTCGGGAAAAGGGCTGATAGGGGaacaaggcagagggagggtggggTTGACCTGTGGCTCTTAGGGTGTCCCTTGCCTCACTATGGGGGAAGAGTTAACCCTCCCTGTGGGACACAGACCACTTACCAGTCCTTAACCACAATGTCGGGTCGAAAGGTGTCCATCAGCTCATCCCAGTAGCCCTCGGCTTTGAGGTCCACCATCTGGGATTTGAGGCACATCCTGGGGGGCAGAGGACAGGCTTGTCTTGCCAGCATGCTAAACAGAGCCCTTCCTTGCCAGGTAGGTGGCTCAAGGGACCCAGGTGATTTCCAGGACATACCCAGCCTAGAGCTCCTTGGGTCTGTATGAGGGAAATGGGGAGTTAAGATTTGGTTTTCCCTAGGGATTTGGTCCCATGGGATAGTATGGAGTGTTGCTGACTCTTGGTCCTGATGTTATGTTCAGTGACCTCCTGTCACCTGAAATCCAAGTTGGATGCTCCTGGACGCCTGTTTGGGACCCTCCTTGAGCttccagagccccccccccctcctacCAATTGGTAGAGTCTCCCAGACTCTGCCCTCAGCAcaggctgcctctgctcccaatCATCGCTTACCCAAAAGAGGTGACAAAATACTTCTTGACCTTGGTGTCAGGAAAGCTTGTGCCACAGTTCCCGGGGAGCTTCTCCACCTTCCAATGATCCCCCCCATTGGAGTCTATCCGCCAGGATCTCAGGTTCTCTGGGGGGAAAGCGGAAACACAGGTGAGATCCCCTTGCACTCTGCCAGCAACTGCAGCCCTGAAGTATACACTTGAAATTTTGAGGCCTTTTCTGGTCCTGGAAGACTTCAGGGGCGGTGAGATGTTTTTGGCTAGGGCTTATTTGGGCTCAGATTTTCAGACTGGGATACCAAAGGATTAATCAGTTTGTTTCTGTAGTGTATTAGGGAGCCAAGTTTAGCACCCAACCAGTCCAAGAGCATGACCTCATGCTGCCATGGGGCCCCTACAAAGACCATGTTTCAATCTTTAGAGAGTATGATCACAGAGGCCTGTGATGGAGCATACCTTATGGCTGATGGGAGTTCTTCCCTACGTGGCCGCTTACCTGGCCACCGGCTTTTCCAGGCttaggggaggagaggccctggtaAACTGTGACCCAGATTCTACGGGCCAAAGGAACCCACTGTTCCCACAAGATCAGATGCCCTTTTCCTGGGCAAATGCCAAGAAGGCACATTGGTgtcccctgggctggtggctgcAGGAGTCCTGAGGTATGAGGGGCCTACAGGAACAGGGTTAGATCCAGGGGTTCCCCCCTTCAGCTCAAGTATAGCAGAACCAGGAAAACACGAGTGTTACTTGATGGTGGCCCAGAACCATCACCAGAGCACTGCCAGTCCACTCACTATCCCTCCCTCCGAGAGCCCACACTGTTTACGTGTGTTCTGGGAAGCTCCCCAGTAGAGAACCAAAGGAAGACAAGAATTCCAGGAGCTGGGCTAGCCTGAGCCAAAAGCCATGGGAGATTTGAGCAAGGCTAGGCTGGCCAAAGTCAAAGCTGCAAGGTAGTTCTGTAAAAATGTCTTTttaccatccataacaagatctgacgccctcttttttttttttttgatttatttatttattatatttaagtacactgtagctgtattcagacactccagaagagggcgtcagatcttgttacggatggttgtgagccaccatgtggNNNNNNNNNNNNNNNNNNNNNNNNNNNNNNNNNNNNNNNNNNNNNNNNNNNNNNNNNNNNNNNNNNNNNNNNNNNNNNNNNNNNNNNNNNNNNNNNNNNNNNNNNNNNNNNNNNNNNNNNNNNNNNNNNNNNNNNNNNNNNNNNNNNNNNNNNNNNNNNNNNNNNNNNNNNNNNNNNNNNNNNNNNNNNNNNNNNNNNNNNNNNNNNNNNNNNNNNNNNNNNNNNNNNNNNNNNNNNNNNNNNNNNNNNNNNNNNNNNNNNNNNNNNNNNNNNNNNNNNNNNNNNNNNNNNNNNNNNNNNaaaaaaaaaaaaaaaagataagagatAAGCTGGTGGCCTGGTTGGGCAGCTTCTGAGTGGAATCTAGGGCAGGTAAGGAGATCAAGTATCTGAGGCGCGGCCTGTCGGTCCTCTGACTGGCCTGAGCCTTGGCAGGGCGGCCCTCAGTGGATGACCGTTCTGAGTCCTAAGCCAAGTCACAAACCTCAGGGCCCAAAGTACTCAGCTACAAAGACAGCCACTTGCTGCTCGTCTGTTGTTATTCTGGAACAACAACAAGGAGAGGGAAAAGATGGCAGATATCTGAAGTGAAGACAAGGCCCTTGTTTTGGTTTCTAGTCAGGGTCTCatcatggctgtcctagaacccactctgtagaccaggttggacttgaactcagagatctccgcttcccaagtgcttggattaaaggtgtgagttgCTATGCCCGGCTCAGACAGGACTCCCTCATGGCCACTGTGGTGAACATAGATAGTGAACAGGAGAGAAAAAGCCCAACAAAGACAAGAGTATTATGGGAGAGAACAGCCTCAAGCCAAGTCTGCTGTGCTCCAAATCCTTCCCCTGCAACAGGAGGCTGAGCTGCGACATCTGTAAATCCCCAGAGAGTTCCTGGACAGACAGCAGGAAGCCTGGAAGGAGCCACAGGGGACAGGTGCCCTGCCCGGTGATACACAGGGTCTATTAGACCTTTACACTGTTGCAAAGGACAAAGGTTCTGAAAAGTGTCACAGAGCCATGCAGAGCTGGTGACTAAGGAGAAGCTGTCATCAGGTGTTAACCCAGTGGGTGAAGATAGCTATGcaggtaaggtgcttgctgtcaggcCTGacgacccacatgatggaaggagagaaccaactccacaagcTACTCTCTTCTGGAGCATCCACCAGCACGGgcatgtccccatcccccaaacaTTCGTATAAAACAATGTAACAGATGAAGACTCTAAGCAAGTCGGAGAGCCAAAGAACAAGGAACCAAAGTTTAGGACTGTTAGGGACATGGGGACATTGTAGTCAGAGTGGACAGGCAAGCACCAAGGCCCTGAGGTTCAGGGAAGTAGAGAAGGCTCCCAGGGCTCGCCCCCAGCCGGCCCACCTTCAGCGCACGGGTTCCGAAGGAGGTTCCTCTGCAGGCTGCACAGGATATAGAAGACCTTCCAGTCTTCCACAGGCTCGCACCAGTCTTTGGTTAAGAAGCCCTCTCGAAGGCACTTGCGCTTCCATAGGGACACCACATCGATGAGGTCTCGCCAGAGGCGGCAGACCAGGCGGCAGTTGTGCAACAGCTGTAGGGCCGGGATATGGATGAACAGCTCCAGTAGAATGTTCTCTGGCAGCTCATTGATGTAGACCATGGTGGCAACAGAGAACTATGTTCCCAGATCTGGGAGTGGTAGGGGGAAGACAGTGAGCTGAGGACCAGAAACAGCAGACTCCTACCCTCCCATCAGGTTCTGGATCACAGGTCCACCCCTGACAGGAAACCCTGCCAGGAAGTGCttacagggtgggggtggggtgtggccCTTGAAGTCCTCAGGGTCTGTTCTAGGTGCGTTTGGAAAAGCTGTCATGTGAACAATGTGCGCGGGACTTGGCAGCTTGTGCTCCAAGCACTAAGGAGCCTAAAGCAGGAGGCTCTCTTGGGCTACTAGGTCAGGTCAGCCGAGGTTGGTTTTCAAAAACCACAAGAACAAAATTAAgctcttaaaaattcttttttgcaGTGCTAGCGATGGAACTTAAGGTCTCATGTAtcctgggcaagcactctgcttCTAAATTGTGTTCCAGGACTTTTAGTTAAAGCCCTCAGGGTAGCCGTAACTGCCTGAAGTCAGTTACTCAGAAGGCTAAGGATGGAAACTTGTTTGAGCCCAGCAGTTCCAGGCCACTCTGGGCAGCAGAGCAAGGCCGCTGccactcagaaaagaaaaaacaaaacaaaacaaaacagaaccacagaattttaaagacatccttccccccccccacactgaaaaataattgtttagaagtcaggtgtgtATAACCCagcatggggaggtggggggaaagaGGATCAAGTTTTCcaaatcagcctgggctacacaggaaactctgtctcaatatCCACCCCTTACTCCCAAACTGCTTTGTTTTGGAGCCAGGTGGCCCTGTGACCTGGAAAGAGTCAGGGCCACTGCGCTGTCTCTTAAGTTCTCAGAGGCTAGTCCTGCTTTGGCATTGCAGTAAAGCTTCCTTTCAAGGCTCACTTCACCCAGCCAGAGGTGAAGCTCtattacctcccccccccctccccgggaCTTACCCCAGGTGTGAGGTGGGACACTATGTTGTCACTCAAATGAGCACACTTGCCTAAGCCCAGGTGAAACTTTCCCACCCACATCCAGGGAAACAAAGTGTAGCGTGCTCTGAATTTTCAGAGGGTTTCCTGGAAACTTGTGGTCTTTTGGGGGCTTCTGTCTGAGAACACAAGAGGGTGAATACACTCTGGCTGTCCTTGCCTTGGAGGAATATTTACTATGCAAAGGGATCACAAGGGGTCAACTTAAATGCTTAGCTAGGGAGGGGCAGAGTCTTTCAAATGCTTACAGTTTTTTGAAAGTCCTGtgtcaaaatacaaaatgataaaagcgggcagtggtggcgcatgtctttaatcccagcagttgggaagcagaggcaggaggacttctgagttcgaggccagcctggtctacagagtgagttctaggatagccagggctacacagaaaaaccctgtctcaaaaaacaaacacttggaaaaaaaacaaacaaaaaagattaaaacaacaacaacaaacaaacacacagcaaaCCTGATCGGTGGAGGCACACCCTCACAGTCCCAGATACTCGGTGGAAAGTTTGAACTTTTTGTCCCAGCTTAATCACTTTAGCCcgtctcaaaatacaaagtaaaagtaaataggGCTGGCAATGACTCATTTAGCAGGGGTGTACTtccaggcaggaggagcagaaatATCTCCCTGTCACGGGGCGGAGGTGCTGCCCGGTGGTAGAATAAGtatctagcacttgggaggccctgggctccatcctcagGAACAACAATCTTTACTTAAACTATGTGCATTAAAAGATGTCGGCAACTCCTAAAAGCTGCCTACACGGGTGAGTCACTGTGTCCCGAGTGGGGGGGTCTCCCACTGCCATGGCCCTGATGGCATTCCACACCAGTGTCACTCTCCCCCACAAACAAGCCACCTTGCCAGGGAGACTACAGTGCCCCTGGTGTGCCTTAGGGGTAATATCCACACCAGGCTGCGGCCAGATCACGAGCAGACGTCCTACCCTAGCGCCTGAAGTCCCGCGTCCCAAGGAGAAGCCGGTATCGCCACCGTCCGGGACTCTCCTGTGCCTACAGTAGGCCCGGCTCCCCCGCGTCCGGGCGCCGGACTCGAGAGCACCTGCCGCACCCCTCCTGAGTCTTCCCACGAGCGCGTGACCTGCGCCCGGCCCTACCCTCCCGCCGGCCACCCGCGGTCCCCGCTGCCTCAGCGGCCGCGACCTGGGCacggggaggtggtggtggtgcctcAGCTCTCCAGGGCCTTGGGCCTGGACCTCCGCGACGCGGTCCTCTGTCGCCTCGCCCCGCCCCGTCCTCCCACTGGCGTCACGCACCGACCAGTGGGCCTTCCGCGTTGGTGCGAAGATGATGAGCTCGGAGTCCTagaatccccaccaccaccaccaccaccaagctgcAGCTCCACGGGCCAGGCTTCCCGGGTTTCCAGTCTCCCCCTCCAGGAGACAAGCGGTTCAGCAGCCTCCTCCCACCACgggcctgcttcctcctccagcGAAGGAAGCACTACCTAGAATCTAGTCCCTATCAGACAGGCTACTGGATCTGCCCCACCcatggggaggggcagagctgtacctctggctttttgtttggtttttggttttgttttcttgagagtAAGTCTATTTATccaggagctcactctgtagaccagggtggccttgaacacacaaaAGATCCAccagtgtctgcctcctgagtgctgggattaaatgagcCATCACAAGGTGTCCAGCCTCTTTCCGGGTTTCTCTGAGGATTAAAACCTTTTCTGGTCCTAGTGAAAAATGAACTCAAAACATTTATCAAGTGCAAGCGGAGGACAGAATTTCTGGTCAAGGCAGGAGGCTGTGAACTCTGGCCCATCCTAGCTTACCCTGTCTGTTCTATTTTTTGAGTGAGATAATTGACTTTGACAAGCATTGAGCATCTGTTGCATGCTGGGCTCAACCAAAAATCACTAAGGTTCTGGTCAAGGAGACAGCAGAGCCTGGCATGGCCCCCTTGGGTTGCACTCCAGGGCATGAGGGCTGGAGGGCTGAGGGCTCTGCCCCTTAAACTGGGGGAGGCCATGGCCACACTCCTGAAATGTCCAACCGCTCTTTATAGCATGGGCTGCAGCCACACTCCTGCCTCTCTAGGGCCAGGCAGGATTGTCCATGAACCAACCCTCCCCTCTAAAAGCCACAGGGCACATGGAGGctggaaacattttatttggTTATATAACAGGAGGGATGGAgtggtgctgggatcaagggGGTAGTGTGTGAATTGACGCTCCCACCGATGGGGCTGGGACATCTTCAAGCCACAGAGAACTTGGTCCATCCTACCTCTCATCCAGAGTCTTCTGGGGAGTCCTGCCCTCACTGGTAAGATGACAAGGACAGCCTGATCCTACCTATCTGGTACCAGGCCTGACTTTAAAGCCAAAGCAGAGAGTGTACAGCAGCTGACCACCAGGCTAAGGACTGGCCAGCAGAGCCTTCTATCCCAGATCTGCCTTATGACATCATTGAAGGCAGTCCCCAAGCCTGTCAGATATGTTGTCTGCCCCTGCTCTCAGGGCCCTTGAGGAGAACAAGGAGAGTGTTCAGGGGTAGAACGGGTCTAGGCTAGCATGAGAAGTATGGAAACCGCTTGTATCTGCCTAACCTCAGGCACTGTACCCTTAGAGGGGTAGCTTTGCtagagggctagagaggaggGGGGCCCAGACATTAGAAGCTCCACACAGAGGCAGCTGGGGGCAAAGGCTAACAATGAGGTCTGGGAGTTTCTGACTTCCACCTCCCCTTCCCAAGCCTGGCCCTTTCTGACTGTTTACTAATTAGGGCTCTGAGGATTGAGGCTCAGGAGGCATCAGGGCAGTGAGGGCCCGATGGTGATGCTGCTGTTCGTGACTCTCGGGCCGTACCAGCCGGCCCAGTAGTGAGTGTCCACGCCTCCGTGCTGAAACCAGATGTAGCGGACGCCGGGCGGATAGTTGGAGAATGTGTGTGAAACctgaggcaggggcagacagaGGGGAGCAGTCAGGTCTACTCTGTAAGATCTGTCTCCAAAAGCAAAGccagggggactggagagatgactccatatCTAGGAGCATTGACTACTCTTGTAGAAGACCagggttccatttccagcacctgCAGGGCaacttacaaccatccgtaactccagttccaggagagctgaagccctcttctggccttctagGCACACAGGAAAAAGCACttgtacacataaagtaaaaatatatcttttgcaagaacagcagaacagagctggggagaggagatTTATCAAAAGTGCTTGTGTAGCACGCTGCAAGCCCTAGGTTTCATCCCTAGTgccatgatggtacacacctttaattctagcattcaggaggtgaAGGCCGGagggccagaagttcaaggtcatccctggctaCATAGTACCTTAGAGAGGGATTCcatcagaaaacaacaaaagagctATAGTTCAGAAAAGTACTTGCCCTGTAGAGCACCATACACACAGTCCTGTGTTCAGTCCGGAGGCCACATAAACCAGGCAGGGTGGgggttagaggcaggaggagcaggagctcaAGGTGTTCTCTGCTATGTAGCAATctgggggcagcctgggctacatgagaacctgtgtcagaaaattgaaacaagaaataaaaactaaactaagtaaaaaaaaaaaaaaaaaaaaaaaaaaaaaaaaaaggaaagaaaaaaaaaaaaaaaaaaaaaaaaaaaagaaaagaaaaaaacattattcAGCCTAGATCCAACTCACCCTGGGGCAGTTGATACAGTGACAAGTCACTGATACAGTGTCAACAAAAGTCACTACTGGCTACTCTGTCGCCTCAACAGGGCTCACGTGTCTGAAGTTGTTttcccacagcagcagcagcagagctgaGAGGCTAGTCCTGTGTATTAAttggggttctctagagtccCAGGATtgatgggtagtctctatatagtaagggaatttgttgatgtcttagtctgtagtccaacttccCATAGCAGTCAGCAGCAGccgtgaatggaagtccaaggatctagcagttgctcagtcccacaggcaAACAGGCGAAGAATAGacaccttccttcttccagtgtccttatataggtc
Above is a window of Mus pahari chromosome 6, PAHARI_EIJ_v1.1, whole genome shotgun sequence DNA encoding:
- the Mad2l2 gene encoding mitotic spindle assembly checkpoint protein MAD2B, encoding MTTLTRQDLNFGQVVADVLSEFLEVAVHLILYVREVYPVGIFQKRKKYNVPVQMSCHPELNQYIQDTLHCVKPLLEKNDVEKVVVVILDKEHRPVEKFVFEITQPPLLSINSDSLLSHVEQLLRAFILKISVCDAVLDHNPPGCTFTVLVHTREAATRNMEKIQVIKDFPWILADEQDVHMHDPRLIPLKTMTSDILKMQLYVEERAHKNS
- the LOC110322838 gene encoding F-box only protein 6: MVYINELPENILLELFIHIPALQLLHNCRLVCRLWRDLIDVVSLWKRKCLREGFLTKDWCEPVEDWKVFYILCSLQRNLLRNPCAEENLRSWRIDSNGGDHWKVEKLPGNCGTSFPDTKVKKYFVTSFGMCLKSQMVDLKAEGYWDELMDTFRPDIVVKDWVAPRADCGCTYHLRVQLASADYIVLASFEPPPVTFQQWNDAKWQEISHTFSDYPPGVRYILFQHGGKDTQFWQGWYGPRVTNSSIIISHRTAKNPPPARTLREDTVVIGRRRRTSGSNTHEGTLRQELWQRLKR